In Apium graveolens cultivar Ventura chromosome 10, ASM990537v1, whole genome shotgun sequence, the following are encoded in one genomic region:
- the LOC141691342 gene encoding uncharacterized protein LOC141691342, producing MTWVSLPKYSEAYSNGVTDFVQNAFDNFATGSELRCPCKDCSNRFWFSEEDMYDHLVSNGLCPSFVNWVYEVSTPKFKKVDQEMDCDSGMGLGEDFDKMIRNESRVRNGMNNTAKRFYKLVEEGKQPLYSGCEQFTLLGFVVKLYLLKCTHGFTEGAFSGILKLIKEAFPDVNLPSSFKVAKNMIRELGLDYQKIHACPNDCMLYWGENLNLTKCKFCGVSRWKLPKNRTDAPVSPDLEEKKSKVPAKVLRYFPLKPRLQRLFMCKDYSKLMTWHALERTKDGKLRHSADAEGWKSMDANRPNFAADPRNIRLGLAADGINPYRSMNISHSTWPIILVNYNLPPWLIMKPENLILSTLVPGPVYPGNDIDVYMQPLIAEMKELWEVGLQTYDAYADETFMLRSSLLWTISDFPGYAILSGWSTKGKLGCPNCHYCTSSLYLKHSRKVCYMNHKKFLPPDHKHRFDTRRFNGKVETDVCPPPLSGKDIEELLHGYENYFGKRDAKKRKRGADCPFKKKSIFFQLPYWRDNLIRHNLDVMHIEKNM from the coding sequence ATGACTTGGGTTTCACTTCCAAAGTACAGTGAGGCCTATAGTAATGGGGTGACAGATTTTGTACAAAATGCTTTCGATAATTTTGCCACAGGATCTGAACTAAGATGCCCTTGCAAAGATTGTAGTAATCGTTTCTGGTTTTCTGAAGAAGACATGTATGACCATCTCGTTAGTAACGGTCTGTGTCCATCGTTTGTTAATTGGGTATACGAAGTGTCAACCCCTAAGTTTAAAAAAGTTGATCAGGAGATGGATTGTGATAGTGGTATGGGCCTAGGTGAagattttgataaaatgattcgtaATGAAAGTAGAGTTAGGAATGGAATGAATAACACAGCAAAAAGGTTTTATAAGCTTGTTGAGGAAGGGAAACAACCTTTGTATTCGGGGTGTGAACAATTTACTCTTTTAGGATTTGTAGTGAAACTTTACTTATTAAAGTGCACTCATGGTTTTACTGAGGGTGCCTTTAGCGGTATTCTGAAGTTGATAAAGGAAGCATTTCCTGATGTTAATCTGCCTTCTTCTTTTAAGGTGGCCAAAAATATGATTAGAGAATTAGGTCTTGATTATCAGAAAATACACGCTTGTCCCAATGATTGCATGTTGTATTGGGGGGAAAATTTAAACTTAACAAAGTGCAAATTTTGTGGGGTTTCAAGATGGAAACTCCCAAAAAACAGGACTGATGCACCTGTTTCTCCTGACTTGGAAGAAAAAAAGTCGAAAGTTCCTGCAAAAGTCTTACGATATTTCCCGTTGAAACCAAGGCTCCAACGCTTATTCATGTGTAAAGACTACTCTAAACTCATGACATGGCATGCACTAGAAAGAACAAAAGATGGAAAGCTACGACATTCGGCCGATGCAGAGGGTTGGAAGTCGATGGATGCTAACCGTCCAAATTTTGCAGCGGACCCTCGAAATATTAGGTTAGGTTTAGCGGCAGATGGGATTAATCCTTATCGATCGATGAATATAAGTCACAGCACTTGGCCAATTATTCTAGTGAATTATAATCTTCCTCCTTGGTTGATTATGAAACCTGAAAACTTAATTCTTTCGACACTAGTCCCTGGACCCGTGTACCCTGGTAATGATATAGATGTATATATGCAGCCACTCATCGCTGAGATGAAAGAATTATGGGAAGTAGGTTTACAAACCTATGATGCATATGCTGATGAAACATTCATGTTACGTTCGAGTCTTCTCTGGACCATTAGTGATTTTCCAGGGTATGCCATTTTATCGGGTTGGAGCACGAAAGGTAAGTTAGGTTGTCCGAATTGCCATTACTGTACTTCTTCATTGTATTTGAAGCATAGCCGTAAAGTCTGCTATATGAACCACAAAAAATTTCTACCTCCTGACCACAAGCATAGGTTTGATACTAGAAGATTTAATGGTAAGGTTGAAACTGATGTTTGCCCCCCTCCATTATCTGGAAAGGATATTGAAGAATTATTGCACGGATATGAAAATTATTTTGGGAAACGAGATGCAAAGAAGAGGAAAAGGGGTGCAGATTGTCCATTTAAAAAGAAGTCTATATTCTTTCAATTACCATATTGGAGAGATAATTTAATTAGACATAATCTAGATGTCATGCATATAGAAAAAAATATGTGA